The following proteins are co-located in the Pseudomonas antarctica genome:
- the folE gene encoding GTP cyclohydrolase I FolE — MNPSLAEHYREILVGVGENPEREGLLDTPKRAAKAMQYLCNGYTMSLEEVINGALFESQNDEMVIVRDIELYSLCEHHMLPFIGKAHVAYIPTGRVLGLSKVARVVDMFARRLQIQENLTKQIADAIQHITDAAGVAVVIEAKHMCMMMRGVEKQNSVMTSSVMLGAFRESSATRHEFLQLIGRLG; from the coding sequence ATGAACCCATCATTAGCCGAACATTACCGTGAAATTCTCGTCGGCGTAGGCGAGAACCCTGAGCGTGAAGGTCTGCTGGACACCCCCAAGCGTGCCGCCAAAGCGATGCAGTACCTGTGCAATGGCTACACAATGAGCCTGGAGGAAGTGATCAATGGTGCACTGTTCGAATCGCAAAACGATGAAATGGTCATCGTGCGCGACATCGAACTGTATTCATTGTGTGAGCATCACATGCTGCCCTTCATCGGCAAGGCTCATGTAGCGTACATCCCCACCGGCAGGGTACTGGGCCTGTCGAAAGTGGCCCGAGTGGTGGATATGTTCGCCCGTCGCCTGCAGATCCAGGAAAACCTGACCAAACAAATTGCCGACGCCATTCAGCACATCACCGATGCCGCCGGCGTGGCGGTGGTCATTGAAGCGAAGCACATGTGCATGATGATGCGGGGCGTGGAAAAACAAAATTCGGTGATGACCTCATCCGTGATGCTGGGCGCCTTTCGCGAGTCCTCCGCGACGCGTCACGAGTTCCTCCAACTGATAGGGCGACTGGGTTAA
- a CDS encoding CsbD family protein has protein sequence MKSEQVEGVAEKLAGKAQSAVGKLLGDSKIEAEGAGRQAAGQLTQTYGDALDSVSTFVKEKPVAALAIGAVALLVLDRFLRR, from the coding sequence ATGAAGAGTGAACAAGTCGAAGGTGTTGCAGAAAAACTTGCCGGCAAGGCGCAGAGCGCGGTCGGGAAACTGTTGGGTGATTCGAAAATTGAAGCTGAAGGTGCCGGTCGCCAGGCTGCTGGTCAGTTGACCCAGACCTATGGTGACGCACTGGACAGCGTATCTACGTTCGTTAAAGAGAAGCCTGTTGCCGCACTTGCAATCGGCGCAGTGGCCCTGCTGGTGCTGGACCGTTTCCTGCGCCGTTGA
- the uraH gene encoding hydroxyisourate hydrolase: protein MTVLKALFAGVVLSVVSSLASAAGNPLSVHVLNLQDGLPSPGVNVTLEKQDGERWNILNSAATNEQGRIPGLYPEGQALEKGTYRVTFKTGEWFKAHKISSFFPEVPVIFEVDGTLAHYHIPLLLSPYGFSTYRGN, encoded by the coding sequence ATGACTGTATTAAAAGCACTCTTCGCTGGCGTGGTATTGAGTGTCGTATCGTCACTGGCATCAGCGGCAGGAAACCCGCTCAGTGTGCATGTACTCAACTTACAAGATGGTTTGCCGTCCCCGGGTGTCAATGTCACGCTGGAAAAACAAGACGGCGAGCGCTGGAACATACTCAACAGCGCAGCGACAAACGAGCAAGGTCGTATTCCCGGGCTTTACCCCGAAGGTCAGGCCCTGGAAAAAGGCACCTACCGTGTCACCTTCAAAACCGGTGAGTGGTTCAAAGCTCACAAGATCTCAAGTTTCTTTCCGGAGGTACCGGTCATTTTTGAGGTGGACGGCACCCTTGCGCACTACCACATCCCATTGCTGCTCAGCCCCTACGGTTTCTCTACCTACAGAGGGAATTGA
- a CDS encoding SDR family NAD(P)-dependent oxidoreductase has product MNSHLTMNSLGEGYRALVIGASGALGSAFCELLNQDPRCAYVRELGRNSVPCLDLEDPDSIARAAAELTEEAPYQLIVHAAGLLHRDEIKPEKSYSAIAADALQSVFQVNTFGPALVLRHFLPLLDAHGAMAMLSAKVGSIGDNRLGGWYAYRASKAALNMLIKTAAIELARTRPQTRLLSLHPGTVISGLSHPFRGASAARPASIAAHELLSLIDRLAPADSGNFFAYNGERLPW; this is encoded by the coding sequence ATGAACAGTCACTTGACGATGAACTCCCTTGGTGAGGGCTATCGTGCCCTCGTGATAGGCGCCAGTGGCGCGCTCGGCTCGGCTTTTTGTGAGTTGCTCAATCAGGATCCACGGTGTGCGTATGTTCGTGAGTTGGGGCGCAACAGTGTTCCATGCCTTGATCTGGAGGATCCCGACAGTATCGCCAGAGCGGCAGCCGAATTGACTGAAGAAGCACCGTACCAGTTGATCGTGCATGCTGCAGGCCTGCTTCATCGCGACGAAATAAAGCCTGAAAAAAGCTACTCCGCGATTGCAGCAGACGCGTTGCAGTCAGTCTTTCAAGTCAACACGTTCGGGCCTGCGCTGGTTTTGCGTCACTTCCTGCCGTTGCTGGACGCTCATGGCGCAATGGCGATGCTCTCTGCCAAGGTAGGCAGCATCGGCGATAACCGCCTGGGCGGCTGGTACGCCTATCGTGCATCCAAGGCAGCACTGAACATGCTGATTAAAACGGCTGCCATCGAACTGGCGCGAACCCGCCCTCAGACCCGCTTGTTGAGCCTGCATCCCGGCACGGTAATTTCGGGCCTGTCACACCCGTTTCGTGGTGCCTCGGCAGCCAGGCCGGCGAGCATTGCTGCCCATGAGTTGTTATCTCTGATTGACCGCTTGGCGCCTGCCGACAGCGGCAATTTCTTCGCTTATAACGGCGAACGTCTTCCCTGGTAA
- a CDS encoding TetR/AcrR family transcriptional regulator, with amino-acid sequence MVNNSSQMRAKTMARPRTFDESTVLTAVAEAFWTQGYEATSTRDLVNRTGLNQPSLYNAFGDKRSLYRRALVHYLECSVRDRIRRLEALPNAGMAITGFFAEVLSRTLNDPFHRGCLLVNSALEANAEDMDLRQAVAEEFDAIRSFFEGRLQAFRLQSVDSVEIDVKQGAHHLLSVLLGIRVLARINPDPACVTDAIGIAIKSLGLPPLALAMFTENHCTESI; translated from the coding sequence ATGGTCAACAACAGTTCTCAAATGCGTGCGAAAACCATGGCCCGTCCCCGTACATTCGATGAGTCGACTGTTTTAACAGCCGTCGCTGAAGCGTTCTGGACGCAGGGCTACGAGGCCACCTCGACCCGAGACCTCGTCAATCGCACAGGGCTCAATCAGCCAAGCCTTTACAACGCGTTTGGCGACAAACGTAGTCTTTACCGTCGCGCCCTTGTGCACTATCTGGAGTGCAGTGTGCGTGATCGAATTCGGCGCCTTGAAGCTCTGCCAAACGCGGGAATGGCCATAACTGGGTTCTTCGCAGAGGTGTTGAGTCGCACACTCAACGATCCTTTTCATCGTGGGTGTCTGTTGGTGAATTCTGCCCTCGAAGCAAATGCAGAAGACATGGATTTGCGACAGGCCGTCGCAGAAGAATTCGACGCCATTCGCAGTTTTTTTGAAGGCCGCCTGCAAGCCTTCCGCCTGCAATCTGTCGATTCTGTCGAGATTGATGTGAAGCAGGGGGCGCATCATTTGCTGAGTGTGTTACTTGGTATTCGAGTTTTGGCTCGGATTAATCCCGATCCTGCGTGTGTAACAGACGCCATTGGTATTGCAATCAAAAGCCTGGGTCTTCCTCCCTTGGCTTTAGCGATGTTCACTGAAAACCACTGCACGGAGTCAATATGA
- a CDS encoding ATPase domain-containing protein: MVEKLIRLQSGIEGLDALLKGGLVAGASYIIQGRPGSGKTILANQLGFHHANNGGRVLVATLLAESHDRLFQFLSTLSFFDASKVGADIQFVSAFDTLENEGLDEVVKLLRREISRQKATVMVVDGLLNARSKADSPIDTKKFISELQGHAAFAGCTVLFLTSSRLDDGSPEHTMVDGVIEMGEELYGTRSARRIQLRKTRGSGAMTGLHECEITDNGLVVYPRLESLYSHPSAPDSADMTRIASGIGSLDSILGGGLYSSSVSLVMGPSGIGKTTLGLKFLAESTVETPGLHFGFYESPQRLRLKGQSLGIDIKGMEDSGALTIAWQPTTEGLLDGLGARLLSIVEAKGIKRLFIDSLGGMTRVSTNPARINDFFSALMNELRSRGVTVFASWEMRDLFGSEVSAPSSDLSSIVDNLMLMRFSENHSELSRTLSILKVRDSAYDPSRFEVVIQDQDVFLKKASRHEPPVPTE, encoded by the coding sequence ATCGTGGAAAAGCTAATACGCCTCCAAAGTGGAATAGAAGGGCTCGACGCTCTGCTCAAGGGAGGGCTGGTCGCAGGCGCTTCATACATAATCCAAGGGCGCCCAGGGTCTGGCAAAACGATCCTCGCCAACCAGCTTGGGTTCCATCATGCGAACAATGGAGGTCGGGTTCTGGTCGCCACGCTATTGGCCGAGTCACATGACCGTCTTTTTCAATTTCTTTCTACCCTGAGCTTTTTCGACGCGTCCAAAGTCGGCGCCGACATTCAATTTGTCAGCGCGTTTGACACTCTGGAAAACGAAGGTCTGGATGAAGTAGTAAAGCTGCTTCGGCGCGAAATAAGCCGTCAAAAAGCCACGGTGATGGTAGTCGACGGTCTGCTCAATGCGCGCTCAAAAGCCGACTCGCCGATCGACACAAAGAAGTTCATCTCCGAATTGCAGGGGCATGCCGCTTTCGCGGGTTGCACGGTGCTGTTTCTCACCAGCTCCCGGCTCGACGACGGCAGCCCTGAGCACACCATGGTTGATGGCGTAATCGAGATGGGCGAAGAGCTATATGGAACGCGCTCAGCACGTCGTATACAACTGCGTAAAACCCGTGGCAGCGGAGCAATGACCGGTCTGCATGAGTGTGAAATCACGGACAATGGATTGGTGGTTTACCCGCGTCTCGAAAGCCTTTACAGCCACCCGTCCGCCCCCGACAGCGCCGACATGACGCGTATTGCCAGTGGTATTGGATCACTGGACAGCATACTGGGCGGAGGCCTTTACAGTTCCAGTGTGTCTCTGGTCATGGGCCCCTCCGGGATAGGTAAAACCACGCTGGGTCTCAAATTCCTGGCCGAGTCGACGGTGGAAACTCCGGGGCTGCATTTTGGCTTCTACGAGAGCCCGCAACGGTTGCGACTCAAAGGCCAATCACTGGGTATCGATATCAAAGGTATGGAAGACAGCGGCGCGCTGACCATTGCCTGGCAGCCTACTACGGAAGGCCTGCTGGATGGACTGGGCGCACGCCTGCTGAGTATCGTTGAAGCAAAGGGCATCAAGCGCCTGTTCATCGATAGCCTTGGCGGTATGACAAGAGTCTCGACAAATCCGGCGCGGATCAATGACTTCTTCAGTGCATTGATGAACGAGCTGCGATCCCGGGGCGTTACAGTGTTTGCATCCTGGGAAATGCGCGATTTATTTGGCTCCGAGGTCAGCGCACCAAGCTCTGACCTGTCCAGCATCGTCGACAACCTGATGCTGATGCGATTTTCTGAGAATCACTCTGAACTAAGCAGGACGCTATCTATTCTTAAAGTACGAGATAGCGCTTATGACCCCTCGCGATTTGAGGTCGTCATCCAAGATCAAGACGTTTTCCTGAAAAAGGCTTCAAGGCATGAACCACCAGTCCCCACTGAGTGA
- a CDS encoding heavy metal sensor histidine kinase, which yields MKLFPRALSLRLAVMFALVSALLLGSIGFYLYQSLQREIAWRDDQALLGRLERMQALINDSVSVEQLRNRPTLYENMLGNRDNLLWIVDDTGQVLIEINPVSMSLPTLPAAAQARLGDGHASQAVRLAWKDVMQGGRGLTLIAGKLLSEREQMLGAYRLKLWLAMSVGALLAFLLGGWVSRRALQPVRRLAQRATGIDVQHLHLRLDEFNELSELQALSHALNQMLARLEEGFAQLSRFSEDLAHEMRTPLSNLMGHTQHSLRHSRSIEDYQNLLVSNQEEYERLARMIDSMLFLARTEQSQASVHDELINLHDLVEQLCEYFEGVAQERNVTLINHAHAELRADPALIRRALANVVANALRYGAPAADVIINSVVREDWIEVSVHNQGPPISAEHLPRLFERFYRCDPSRNQPDDSGGLGLAIVHSIMQLHGGRVTVDSSPAGTSFCLAFPVRNG from the coding sequence CTGAAACTGTTCCCGCGTGCCTTGAGCTTGCGCCTGGCAGTCATGTTCGCGTTAGTCAGTGCGCTGCTGCTGGGCTCGATTGGTTTTTATCTTTATCAGTCGTTACAGCGAGAAATCGCGTGGCGCGATGACCAGGCCCTGCTTGGGCGCCTGGAGCGCATGCAGGCGTTGATCAATGACAGTGTCAGCGTCGAGCAACTCAGAAATCGGCCCACGCTCTACGAAAATATGCTGGGCAATCGCGACAACCTGCTGTGGATTGTCGATGACACGGGCCAGGTGCTGATCGAAATCAACCCCGTAAGCATGAGCTTGCCCACGTTACCAGCGGCTGCCCAGGCCCGGCTCGGTGACGGCCATGCCTCGCAGGCAGTGCGACTTGCCTGGAAGGATGTCATGCAGGGAGGGCGCGGCTTGACCCTTATTGCGGGCAAGTTGTTAAGTGAGCGTGAGCAGATGCTGGGGGCTTATCGACTCAAACTCTGGCTGGCCATGTCGGTCGGCGCGCTGTTGGCTTTTTTGCTCGGCGGGTGGGTCAGTCGACGAGCCTTGCAACCTGTGCGCAGGCTGGCGCAGCGCGCAACCGGCATTGATGTACAGCATCTGCATCTGCGGCTGGATGAGTTCAATGAACTGAGTGAACTGCAAGCGCTCAGCCATGCACTTAATCAAATGCTTGCACGCCTTGAAGAAGGGTTCGCCCAGCTCTCACGATTCTCGGAAGACCTCGCCCATGAGATGCGTACCCCGCTCAGTAATCTAATGGGGCATACCCAACACAGCCTGAGGCACAGTCGTTCAATCGAGGACTACCAGAACCTGCTGGTATCCAATCAAGAGGAATATGAGCGGCTGGCGCGAATGATCGATAGCATGCTGTTTCTTGCGCGTACCGAGCAGTCGCAAGCATCCGTGCATGACGAACTTATCAACCTGCATGATCTGGTCGAACAGTTGTGTGAGTATTTCGAGGGCGTTGCGCAAGAACGCAATGTAACGCTGATCAATCATGCCCATGCTGAATTGCGGGCTGATCCGGCTTTGATCCGTCGAGCATTGGCTAACGTGGTGGCCAATGCACTGCGCTACGGAGCTCCCGCTGCGGACGTGATTATCAACAGTGTGGTGCGGGAGGACTGGATTGAAGTCTCTGTGCACAACCAAGGCCCGCCGATTTCAGCGGAGCATCTACCGCGACTGTTTGAACGCTTCTACAGGTGCGACCCATCACGCAATCAGCCAGATGACTCCGGTGGCCTGGGGTTAGCAATCGTTCACTCAATTATGCAGTTACATGGCGGTCGGGTGACCGTAGACAGCAGTCCAGCAGGAACGAGCTTTTGCTTGGCGTTTCCTGTTCGAAACGGTTGA
- a CDS encoding GlcG/HbpS family heme-binding protein has protein sequence MRISLSTSLLMSLAMSSALAVAAPAQVVQRNDVSLAMANDLLNAALAACHADGRTGVAAIVDRGGNLVALQRDDNVGPHNTLAAQRKAYTALSTKTPTRLLAERARSTPDAENLNTLGELLLLGGGVPLLFEGQVIGAIGVAGAGGAAFDEGCALVAINKILPAVKN, from the coding sequence ATGCGTATAAGCCTATCGACTTCATTGCTGATGTCACTCGCAATGAGCTCTGCGCTCGCCGTTGCAGCCCCGGCTCAAGTTGTGCAGCGCAACGACGTGTCACTGGCAATGGCCAATGATTTGCTAAATGCCGCGCTGGCAGCGTGCCATGCCGATGGCCGCACAGGTGTTGCTGCAATTGTCGACCGCGGAGGCAATTTAGTTGCCCTGCAGCGCGACGATAACGTTGGCCCACACAACACATTAGCGGCCCAACGCAAGGCCTATACCGCCCTGTCGACCAAGACGCCAACACGACTATTGGCAGAGCGTGCTCGCAGTACACCCGATGCTGAAAACCTCAACACCCTGGGTGAACTATTGCTGCTGGGCGGTGGAGTGCCGCTGTTGTTTGAAGGGCAAGTCATTGGCGCTATCGGAGTGGCTGGTGCCGGTGGTGCCGCATTCGACGAAGGTTGCGCATTAGTCGCGATCAACAAAATTTTACCTGCTGTTAAAAACTAA
- a CDS encoding heavy metal response regulator transcription factor: MRILVVEDEAKTADYLHKALTESGYVVEVALDGLEGQYLAQESEFDLIILDVMLPGLDGWQLLQIIRRKWQTPVLFLTARDSVEDRVKGLESGADDYLVKPFSYAELLARVRTLLRRGPPREVEQFLVADLSLDLLRRKVTRRGERLTLTNKEFALLHLLVSREGEVLSRSLIASQVWQMNFDSDTNVVDVAIRRLRAKVDDPYPLKLIHTVRGIGYMLEVQS, encoded by the coding sequence ATGCGTATCCTGGTCGTTGAAGATGAAGCGAAAACAGCGGATTACCTGCACAAAGCCCTGACTGAATCGGGCTACGTGGTTGAGGTCGCCCTGGATGGCCTGGAGGGCCAGTACCTGGCGCAGGAAAGTGAGTTCGACTTGATCATCCTGGACGTCATGCTGCCGGGCCTGGACGGATGGCAATTGCTTCAGATTATTCGGCGCAAGTGGCAAACCCCGGTGCTTTTTCTTACCGCCAGGGACTCTGTGGAGGATCGGGTCAAGGGGCTTGAGTCTGGCGCCGATGATTACCTGGTCAAACCTTTTTCCTATGCCGAGTTGTTGGCACGCGTACGTACTCTGCTGCGCAGGGGGCCGCCCCGTGAGGTCGAGCAGTTCCTGGTTGCAGACCTGAGCCTGGATCTGTTGCGGCGTAAGGTTACGCGCAGGGGAGAGCGCCTGACCTTAACCAACAAGGAGTTTGCCCTGTTGCACCTGCTGGTCAGTCGTGAAGGGGAGGTGCTATCGCGCTCGTTGATTGCCTCACAGGTCTGGCAGATGAACTTTGACAGTGATACCAATGTGGTCGACGTTGCCATCCGGCGTCTGCGCGCCAAGGTTGACGATCCTTACCCGCTCAAATTGATACACACAGTGCGTGGCATCGGCTACATGCTCGAGGTGCAATCCTGA
- a CDS encoding thiol-disulfide oxidoreductase DCC family protein has protein sequence MYNKMNWPLTLYFDGECPLCAREIKYLRGHAVKDRLVFVDISSGAFDAEALGFTFEHMQSSLHARFADGRWVTGLDATLWSWRAAGLGFWATPLTWRALRPLLELGYRLFCRLRPHLAWLPHPDSGRRCVDNRCTVPASKPASDEASTLKTKQT, from the coding sequence ATGTACAACAAAATGAATTGGCCGCTGACGCTGTACTTTGACGGTGAATGCCCTCTGTGTGCGCGCGAAATCAAGTACCTGCGCGGGCATGCGGTGAAGGATCGACTGGTTTTTGTGGACATCAGCAGCGGTGCATTCGATGCCGAGGCACTCGGGTTTACGTTCGAGCACATGCAGTCGTCGTTGCACGCCCGTTTCGCTGACGGACGCTGGGTAACCGGCCTGGACGCCACCCTGTGGAGCTGGCGAGCCGCCGGTTTGGGTTTTTGGGCAACGCCACTGACGTGGCGTGCATTGCGCCCGTTGCTTGAACTGGGTTATCGCCTTTTCTGCCGCTTACGGCCCCATTTGGCGTGGTTACCCCACCCAGACAGTGGTCGCCGCTGTGTCGATAACCGTTGCACGGTGCCGGCGTCCAAACCCGCATCAGACGAGGCGTCAACGTTGAAAACCAAGCAGACCTAG
- a CDS encoding PAS domain-containing protein, giving the protein MINAELLKLVVEASNDGIVVAEQEGDENILIYANPAFLRLTGYSADETLYQDCRFLQGDDRDQAGLAAIREAIKNLQPCRQIIRNYRKDGSAFWNELSITPVFNEADQLTYYIGIQKDVSVEFEARERVRELEAQVASLKAQLAQ; this is encoded by the coding sequence ATGATCAACGCAGAACTGCTGAAACTGGTTGTTGAAGCATCAAACGATGGCATCGTCGTTGCGGAGCAGGAAGGCGATGAGAACATACTGATCTACGCCAACCCCGCCTTCCTGCGCCTTACAGGCTATAGCGCCGACGAAACGCTGTACCAGGACTGCCGCTTCCTGCAGGGGGATGACCGTGACCAGGCCGGCCTCGCCGCTATTCGCGAGGCCATTAAGAACCTTCAGCCTTGCCGGCAAATCATTCGAAACTATCGCAAGGACGGTAGCGCCTTCTGGAATGAGCTGTCGATTACTCCGGTTTTTAACGAGGCGGACCAGCTTACCTATTACATTGGCATCCAGAAGGACGTCAGCGTCGAATTTGAGGCCCGCGAACGCGTGCGTGAACTTGAAGCGCAAGTCGCCAGCTTGAAGGCTCAACTGGCTCAATAG
- a CDS encoding carboxymuconolactone decarboxylase family protein → MTLQSRLSPLSEEQMDESQRAVLSEIISGPRGNLDGPFLAWIHSPELANHAQKLGAFCRYGTRVELRLTELAILVTAAWWQSQAEWQIHEPIARSAGVSDSIIESLKQQVLPEFQQDDERIVYRLGRALYEHRRVDDALYTDAVSTLGEPAVVELIGVYGYYAFVAMTLNVFAVRRDGDAPLPFPEP, encoded by the coding sequence ATGACCCTACAATCGCGCCTCAGCCCACTTTCTGAAGAACAGATGGATGAATCACAGAGAGCTGTCCTCAGCGAGATTATCAGTGGCCCACGAGGTAACCTTGACGGCCCGTTTTTAGCCTGGATTCACAGTCCCGAGCTTGCCAACCATGCGCAAAAGTTGGGTGCGTTTTGCCGATACGGTACGCGCGTGGAGCTTCGATTGACCGAGCTGGCAATTCTTGTCACTGCCGCCTGGTGGCAGTCCCAGGCCGAGTGGCAAATTCACGAGCCCATTGCCCGCAGCGCGGGTGTGTCAGACAGCATCATCGAGTCGCTCAAGCAGCAGGTTTTGCCCGAGTTTCAGCAGGATGACGAACGTATTGTTTATCGTCTGGGGAGGGCGCTCTATGAGCATCGTCGGGTTGATGATGCTCTGTACACCGACGCCGTCAGTACGCTTGGCGAGCCTGCTGTGGTTGAGTTGATAGGTGTCTACGGGTACTACGCGTTTGTGGCGATGACACTCAATGTTTTTGCCGTGCGACGCGATGGAGATGCACCACTGCCATTCCCTGAACCCTAG
- a CDS encoding dTMP kinase, translating to MNRPLFVSLDGPKGTGKTTLLEAVTKVLRADNQKVIRLCEKKSDPYRGETMALVNKLVRNPSRDLELGVCERFADSRHWISRHVLAKQPPGSIILIDRWYPSDAAFRRTIAFAEILQLNIDRNVRVPDLHVGVVTAPDISWARAAARRRGLSSTVIHKLEEHVACTRSFEQAVADHGWVLCRNEGSIEDATMQVVSEIYRVLRCPWTKFAAPALMR from the coding sequence ATGAATCGTCCGCTGTTTGTTTCTCTAGATGGGCCCAAAGGCACTGGCAAAACAACACTGTTGGAGGCCGTTACGAAAGTACTGAGGGCAGACAACCAAAAGGTGATCCGGCTTTGCGAGAAAAAAAGCGATCCCTATAGGGGTGAAACAATGGCCCTCGTTAACAAGCTCGTCAGAAATCCCTCCCGGGATTTGGAGCTGGGGGTTTGTGAGCGCTTTGCTGATAGCCGTCACTGGATTTCCCGGCACGTGCTGGCTAAACAGCCACCTGGCAGCATCATTTTGATCGATCGCTGGTACCCGTCTGATGCCGCGTTTCGCCGGACAATCGCGTTTGCAGAGATTCTACAGTTGAACATTGATCGAAACGTGCGTGTCCCAGACCTGCATGTCGGGGTTGTCACCGCCCCTGATATTTCATGGGCGAGGGCAGCGGCGCGCCGGCGCGGGCTGAGCAGTACCGTAATCCATAAGCTGGAAGAACATGTCGCTTGTACCAGGTCGTTCGAGCAAGCGGTTGCAGATCACGGCTGGGTTTTATGCCGTAATGAAGGATCGATCGAAGACGCGACGATGCAGGTAGTTTCGGAGATTTATAGAGTCCTTCGATGCCCCTGGACGAAGTTTGCTGCGCCGGCCTTGATGCGGTGA
- a CDS encoding glutathione S-transferase family protein: MIKLYYHPSPNPAKVALFLEESGLEYELIPVDTRKGEQHDPAFLKINPNAKTPALIDGDNVVFDSNAILLYLAEKTGMFLPADNLKARGEMYSWLMFVATGIGPYSGQAVHFKHFAPEPKDYAVTRYTFEAWRHWTIINEHLAKRPYMLGGEYTLVDMAVWGWARAVPFILGNDAWVKLPNVKRLLDDINARPAAQRTEELKTQHSYKTEMDADARKAMFPQITQ, encoded by the coding sequence ATGATCAAACTCTACTATCACCCGTCTCCTAACCCCGCGAAGGTTGCGCTGTTCTTGGAGGAGTCAGGCCTTGAGTACGAACTCATCCCTGTTGATACGCGCAAGGGTGAACAGCACGATCCGGCGTTTCTTAAGATCAATCCGAATGCCAAGACACCGGCTCTGATTGATGGTGATAACGTGGTATTCGACAGCAACGCCATACTGCTCTATCTAGCCGAAAAGACCGGGATGTTCCTGCCTGCTGACAATCTCAAGGCGCGAGGGGAGATGTACTCCTGGCTCATGTTCGTCGCGACCGGCATCGGCCCGTACTCTGGACAGGCTGTCCACTTTAAGCACTTCGCACCTGAGCCAAAAGACTACGCCGTTACCCGCTACACCTTCGAAGCCTGGCGTCATTGGACCATCATCAACGAGCACCTGGCCAAACGGCCTTACATGCTCGGAGGTGAGTACACGCTGGTGGACATGGCCGTATGGGGGTGGGCGCGCGCGGTACCTTTCATCCTAGGTAATGACGCTTGGGTAAAACTTCCAAACGTGAAACGGCTCCTTGATGACATCAATGCTCGACCGGCAGCACAGCGAACCGAAGAGCTGAAGACCCAGCACAGTTACAAGACCGAGATGGATGCTGACGCGCGTAAGGCAATGTTCCCTCAGATTACTCAGTAG